A genomic region of Trifolium pratense cultivar HEN17-A07 linkage group LG3, ARS_RC_1.1, whole genome shotgun sequence contains the following coding sequences:
- the LOC123912880 gene encoding uncharacterized protein LOC123912880 isoform X1 has product MGNRKERRRAAHTNAGRRVKLDLFAEPSGELGGSTIHGDAGGDTDSQQHDGLANSPSSSGQQSQNPLLLLGQYSDDEADEGSSKGPNDTKVHSHEEANSALGEGSNDLDISVSVDSVAQNNGHQDTMQNKTSMDVEYSEKNESDVAFGNLQNEMVSKDQTNALENFDERDGNGISSGWKMVLHEESQLYYYWNVETGETSWEVPQVLAQADHMTNDPLPLDSANDKTDSATVIVDNSNMLSAAMLGASAAFTINGTVESLAPLHKDLHDHDGQMNGHSVECTHENQGSNVHGDDLIKNDDLTSLSYGGDHSTVSKSSVEKQQVEIDFPSHLVQQSECLLEKLKSLKKSKGTLPGQDSLSNYMLEIEIRLSDFKSLASYGSSLLPFWVHSDRKIKELESLINDELLQTDKAAHDEVEDKHVPVTAELTEQHNGVGQESEVDHNESKDSFLTSEVSNGYQADASAVALKDVRDKFSSDAQYIPLSIPTASHMETSLEVNTQIEATINPEESTHEDVYNAGEDVDMDVDMEVEDTNSSENTTVIDASVANDSVQIDQSFQPNPLIEYHSLLPEDTFVVPPPPEDEWIPPPPPDNEQMPPPPPPGDDLMPPLPPGDPLATCYHVIPSYTETGQPLSYAQYNPSYLGASSEYYGQTAAEVPPSNMYGQIPMPPTHLYYSAVPNIYSESSQVMINPADPAAYYEAQDGAGLKPPPDINIGDSGVGGDDDKVSNDIPSTSTCIHDPATVSADASVSLPRTTTEAGADKITPSLAAKAQTKVVRTRKRAVAVGSSLKSNKKVSSLVDKWKAAKEELLEEEEPESVFEALERKRQREIEEWCAKQIASGEAKDNANFQPLGGDWREKVRRKRAKAAKEAVGKVEVAIENSSQKKPDIVELSKGLQTNWQAYWDEASKKVYYGNVITSETTWTRPMR; this is encoded by the exons ATGGGGAACAGAAAAGAGCGTCGTCGTGCTGCTCACACCAACGCTGGTCGCAGAGTCAAACTTGATCTTTTTGCGGAACCCTCCG GAGAATTGGGTGGCTCAACTATACATGGTGATGCTGGAGGAGATACTGATTCACAACAGCATGATGGTTTAGCCAATTCACCCTCTTCTTCAG GTCAACAATCACAAAATCCCCTCTTGTTACTTGGGCAATATAGTGATGATGAAGCGGATGAGGGATCAAGCAAAGGGCCTAATGATACAAAGGTGCATAGCCATGAAGAG GCTAACAGTGCACTTGGTGAAGGATCTAATGACCTGGATATCAGTGTCTCTGTAGATTCTGTTGCTCAGAATAATGGACATCAGGATACAATGCAAAATAAAACCTCAATGGATGTTGAGTACagtgaaaaaaatgaaagtgatGTTGCTTTTGGTAACTTGCAAAATGAAATGGTTTCCAAAGATCAAACAAATGCTTTGGAAAATTTTGATGAACGAGATGGAAATGGTATCAGTTCAGGATGGAAGATGGTGTTGCATGAAGAAAGCCAACTTTATTACTACTGGAATGTTGAAACTGGGGAGACTTCATGGGAAGTGCCGCAGGTTTTGGCTCAAGCTGATCATATGACTAATGACCCTTTACCTCTTGATTCTGCTAATGACAAAACAGATAGTGCTACAGTTATTGTGGATAATTCCAACATGCTTTCAGCTGCGATGCTTGGTGCCTCTGCTGCTTTCACAATTAATGGCACCGTGGAATCCTTAGCGCCTTTGCATAAAGATTTGCATGATCACGACGGCCAAATGAATGGACATAGTGTTGAATGTACACATGAAAATCAGGGTTCTAATGTTCATGGAGATGATTTGATAAAAAATGACGACCTCACGAGTTTATCTTATGGCGGAGATCATTCAACAGTTTCCAAATCCAGTGTTGAAAAACAGCAAGTGGAAATTGATTTTCCTTCTCATCTTGTCCAACAGAGTGAGTGTTTGTTAGAGAAGCTGAAATCGCTGAAAAA GTCAAAGGGAACGCTGCCTGGCCAGGATTCTTTGTCAAATTATATGTTAGAGATTGAGATTAGACTTTCTGATTTCAAGTCACTTGCATCCTATGGATCATCTTTGCTTCCATTTTGGGTGCACTCTGACCGGAAGATTAAAGAACTTGAAAGTTTAATCAATGATGAATTGTTGCAAACTGATAAAGCTGCACATGATGAAGTCGAGGATAAACATGTACCTGTCACTGCAGAATTGACCGAGCAACATAATGGTGTGGGCCAGGAGTCTGAAGTAGACCACAACGAAAGCAAAGACAGTTTTCTTACTTCTGAAGTTTCTAATGGATATCAGGCTGATGCTTCAGCAGTAGCTTTAAAGGATGTGAGGGATAAATTTTCCTCCGATGCTCAGTACATTCCATTGTCTATTCCGACTGCTAGTCATATGGAAACAAGTCTAGAAGTCAACACACAAATTGAAGCAACTATAAATCCTGAGGAATCAACACATGAAGATGTGTATAATGCTGGGGAAGATGTCGATATGGATGTTGACATGGAAGTTGAAGATACGAATTCCTCAGAAAATACTACTGTCATTGATGCATCAGTTGCAAATGATTCTGTGCAAATAGACCAATCATTTCAGCCAAATCCACTTATTGAATATCATTCTTTGTTGCCCGAGGACACGTTTGTTGTGCCTCCTCCTCCTGAAGATGAATGGATCCCTCCACCACCCCCAGATAATGAGCAAATGCCTCCACCTCCGCCGCCTGGTGATGATCTGATGCCTCCTCTTCCGCCTGGTGATCCCCTAGCAACTTGCTATCATGTTATCCCATCATACACAGAGACAGGCCAACCCCTTTCGTATGCTCAATATAATCCATCTTATCTTGGCGCTAGCTCTGAGTATTATGGTCAGACAGCTGCTGAAGTCCCACCCAGTAATATGTATGGACAAATTCCTATGCCACCTACACACCTCTACTATAGTGCAGTTCCTAACATATATAGTGAAAGTTCTCAAGTTATGATCAATCCGGCAGATCCTGCTGCTTATTATGAGGCTCAAGATG GAGCTGGTTTGAAACCCCCACCTGATATCAATATTGGTGATTCTGGTGTTGGTGGGGATGATGACAAGGTCTCTAATGATATTCCGTCCACATCAACTTGCATCCACGATCCTGCAACTGTTTCAGCTGATGCTAGTGTTTCATTGCCACGAACTACTACTGAAGCTGGTGCAGACAAGATCACCCCATCATTAGCTGCTAAAGCACAAACTAAAG TTGTCCGAACTAGAAAACGGGCAGTTGCAGTTGGGTCTTCATTGAAGTCAAATAAGAAGGTTTCAAGTTTGGTGGACAAG TGGAAGGCAGCCAAAGAGGAGTTACTTGAAGAGGAAGAACCTGAGAGTGTGTTTGAGGCCTTAGAAAGAAAGCGCCAAAGGGAAATAGAG GAGTGGTGTGCAAAGCAAATTGCAAGTGGAGAGGCTAAAGACAATGCTAATTTTCAACCTTTAGGCGGTGATTG GCGAGAGAAGGTGAGACGCAAGAGGGCAAaagcagcaaaggaagctgttgGGAAAGTGGAAGTTGCAATTGAGAACAGTAGCCAAAAGAAGCCAGATATTGTGGAACTTTCCAAGGGTCTCCAAACTAATTGGCAG GCTTATTGGGATGAGGCCTCAAAGAAGGTTTATTATGGTAATGTTATCACATCAGAGACGACATGGACCCGGCCAATGAGATGA
- the LOC123912880 gene encoding uncharacterized protein LOC123912880 isoform X2 — MQNKTSMDVEYSEKNESDVAFGNLQNEMVSKDQTNALENFDERDGNGISSGWKMVLHEESQLYYYWNVETGETSWEVPQVLAQADHMTNDPLPLDSANDKTDSATVIVDNSNMLSAAMLGASAAFTINGTVESLAPLHKDLHDHDGQMNGHSVECTHENQGSNVHGDDLIKNDDLTSLSYGGDHSTVSKSSVEKQQVEIDFPSHLVQQSECLLEKLKSLKKSKGTLPGQDSLSNYMLEIEIRLSDFKSLASYGSSLLPFWVHSDRKIKELESLINDELLQTDKAAHDEVEDKHVPVTAELTEQHNGVGQESEVDHNESKDSFLTSEVSNGYQADASAVALKDVRDKFSSDAQYIPLSIPTASHMETSLEVNTQIEATINPEESTHEDVYNAGEDVDMDVDMEVEDTNSSENTTVIDASVANDSVQIDQSFQPNPLIEYHSLLPEDTFVVPPPPEDEWIPPPPPDNEQMPPPPPPGDDLMPPLPPGDPLATCYHVIPSYTETGQPLSYAQYNPSYLGASSEYYGQTAAEVPPSNMYGQIPMPPTHLYYSAVPNIYSESSQVMINPADPAAYYEAQDGAGLKPPPDINIGDSGVGGDDDKVSNDIPSTSTCIHDPATVSADASVSLPRTTTEAGADKITPSLAAKAQTKVVRTRKRAVAVGSSLKSNKKVSSLVDKWKAAKEELLEEEEPESVFEALERKRQREIEEWCAKQIASGEAKDNANFQPLGGDWREKVRRKRAKAAKEAVGKVEVAIENSSQKKPDIVELSKGLQTNWQAYWDEASKKVYYGNVITSETTWTRPMR; from the exons ATGCAAAATAAAACCTCAATGGATGTTGAGTACagtgaaaaaaatgaaagtgatGTTGCTTTTGGTAACTTGCAAAATGAAATGGTTTCCAAAGATCAAACAAATGCTTTGGAAAATTTTGATGAACGAGATGGAAATGGTATCAGTTCAGGATGGAAGATGGTGTTGCATGAAGAAAGCCAACTTTATTACTACTGGAATGTTGAAACTGGGGAGACTTCATGGGAAGTGCCGCAGGTTTTGGCTCAAGCTGATCATATGACTAATGACCCTTTACCTCTTGATTCTGCTAATGACAAAACAGATAGTGCTACAGTTATTGTGGATAATTCCAACATGCTTTCAGCTGCGATGCTTGGTGCCTCTGCTGCTTTCACAATTAATGGCACCGTGGAATCCTTAGCGCCTTTGCATAAAGATTTGCATGATCACGACGGCCAAATGAATGGACATAGTGTTGAATGTACACATGAAAATCAGGGTTCTAATGTTCATGGAGATGATTTGATAAAAAATGACGACCTCACGAGTTTATCTTATGGCGGAGATCATTCAACAGTTTCCAAATCCAGTGTTGAAAAACAGCAAGTGGAAATTGATTTTCCTTCTCATCTTGTCCAACAGAGTGAGTGTTTGTTAGAGAAGCTGAAATCGCTGAAAAA GTCAAAGGGAACGCTGCCTGGCCAGGATTCTTTGTCAAATTATATGTTAGAGATTGAGATTAGACTTTCTGATTTCAAGTCACTTGCATCCTATGGATCATCTTTGCTTCCATTTTGGGTGCACTCTGACCGGAAGATTAAAGAACTTGAAAGTTTAATCAATGATGAATTGTTGCAAACTGATAAAGCTGCACATGATGAAGTCGAGGATAAACATGTACCTGTCACTGCAGAATTGACCGAGCAACATAATGGTGTGGGCCAGGAGTCTGAAGTAGACCACAACGAAAGCAAAGACAGTTTTCTTACTTCTGAAGTTTCTAATGGATATCAGGCTGATGCTTCAGCAGTAGCTTTAAAGGATGTGAGGGATAAATTTTCCTCCGATGCTCAGTACATTCCATTGTCTATTCCGACTGCTAGTCATATGGAAACAAGTCTAGAAGTCAACACACAAATTGAAGCAACTATAAATCCTGAGGAATCAACACATGAAGATGTGTATAATGCTGGGGAAGATGTCGATATGGATGTTGACATGGAAGTTGAAGATACGAATTCCTCAGAAAATACTACTGTCATTGATGCATCAGTTGCAAATGATTCTGTGCAAATAGACCAATCATTTCAGCCAAATCCACTTATTGAATATCATTCTTTGTTGCCCGAGGACACGTTTGTTGTGCCTCCTCCTCCTGAAGATGAATGGATCCCTCCACCACCCCCAGATAATGAGCAAATGCCTCCACCTCCGCCGCCTGGTGATGATCTGATGCCTCCTCTTCCGCCTGGTGATCCCCTAGCAACTTGCTATCATGTTATCCCATCATACACAGAGACAGGCCAACCCCTTTCGTATGCTCAATATAATCCATCTTATCTTGGCGCTAGCTCTGAGTATTATGGTCAGACAGCTGCTGAAGTCCCACCCAGTAATATGTATGGACAAATTCCTATGCCACCTACACACCTCTACTATAGTGCAGTTCCTAACATATATAGTGAAAGTTCTCAAGTTATGATCAATCCGGCAGATCCTGCTGCTTATTATGAGGCTCAAGATG GAGCTGGTTTGAAACCCCCACCTGATATCAATATTGGTGATTCTGGTGTTGGTGGGGATGATGACAAGGTCTCTAATGATATTCCGTCCACATCAACTTGCATCCACGATCCTGCAACTGTTTCAGCTGATGCTAGTGTTTCATTGCCACGAACTACTACTGAAGCTGGTGCAGACAAGATCACCCCATCATTAGCTGCTAAAGCACAAACTAAAG TTGTCCGAACTAGAAAACGGGCAGTTGCAGTTGGGTCTTCATTGAAGTCAAATAAGAAGGTTTCAAGTTTGGTGGACAAG TGGAAGGCAGCCAAAGAGGAGTTACTTGAAGAGGAAGAACCTGAGAGTGTGTTTGAGGCCTTAGAAAGAAAGCGCCAAAGGGAAATAGAG GAGTGGTGTGCAAAGCAAATTGCAAGTGGAGAGGCTAAAGACAATGCTAATTTTCAACCTTTAGGCGGTGATTG GCGAGAGAAGGTGAGACGCAAGAGGGCAAaagcagcaaaggaagctgttgGGAAAGTGGAAGTTGCAATTGAGAACAGTAGCCAAAAGAAGCCAGATATTGTGGAACTTTCCAAGGGTCTCCAAACTAATTGGCAG GCTTATTGGGATGAGGCCTCAAAGAAGGTTTATTATGGTAATGTTATCACATCAGAGACGACATGGACCCGGCCAATGAGATGA